TGCGTGGCAGGAGGCCGGCGAACACGCGGGCCCGCGGCTTCACGTCGGCCGGCCGGAGGTTCCGCAACTCGTCGATGACGTCGAGATGCAGGTGCACCGTCTGCTCGGTGCGGTTCTTCGCCAGACGTGCCGGCAGTTCGATACGCGGTATGTCGCCATCAAGAAACACGTCGCTCCATTGCAGGGCGTAAAGCGCCCCGCGACGCAGGCAGGTAAGCGCCGCCGTGAGGTAGACCACCCGCCGCTCGCCGGCCACGTCCAGCAGCCGCTGGAACTGCTCGGGCGAGATGGCCCGACGCTTCACCCGCTCCTTGCCGCGTGCATCGACTCGGCCGACGCGGGCAAGCGGATTGCGTGCAATCAACTCGCGCGACGCCAGCCACTTGAGCAGGCCGCTGATCGCTGCGAGATATTCGTTTTGCGTCTTGGCCCCCATCGCCTTCTGCTGTGATCGCCAGGCGTCGAACGACTCCGGCGTCACGTCCCGCACCAACCGCCAGCCGCATTCAGCGAACAGACGTTCGTTGCGGTTCTCCAGGTGCTCGACGTATTGGCGATTGTGCCCCTGGGACTTGTGCTTGCGGATGAAGTCGGCCAGGTGATCGAGCAGCGGACGCTGCGCCGCTGAAACCTCCCGCTCGGGCAGCACCAGGCCCGCCCGTTCCCGCTCGGCTTGGTTCACGATGGCCTTGAGCTTTTCCGCCGCGACGCGTTTGTCTGTCACGCCCAGGGCGACCGTCTGCACCTGCCCTTGCCCTTCAAGGCGATATCGACCGGTGTAGGTGCGATCCTGCACCGCCCGCCCGTTTCGCTTCCGCTTGCGTCGCAGGACGTACATGATCATCGGCCACGCCCCCGCTTGAGCCGTTCCAGATACGTCTGCACGTCTGACTCGAACAGGCACGAACGCCCGCCCACCTTCACCGGTGCCGGCAACTCGCCGCGTTGCACCAGGCGACGCACACCACGCACGCAGATCCCGCCGAGGCGATCGGCCACGTCCTTGAGTTTCATCAGTCGATCGTTGAAAGCTTCCCCGGACATCATTTACTTACTCCCTCGCTTTTTCTTCTGGCGTGCTTTTCCACGCTCAGCTTCCACCCGCAGCTTCCCGACTTCTTCTTCCGTGAGCTGTTCGCCCACCAGGCGCGCCAGGGCCATCGTGATCTTGGGCGACTCGGTGAGCAGTTGTGCGATCACCCGATTGACCGGACTTTCCATGTCGGAGAGAAATTTTTCCTCATCCGCGACGCCATGCCGTACAATCCGCTCAATGAGTGTGGACCGGGCCTCGTCTCGCGCCTCCGCAATCGCGTCCAGCCGCTGCACGAGTTCCGGATCCATCGAAATGCTGAATTTGTCTTTTGGTTCTGGCATGGTGACCTCGATCATACCATAGTCACCTCCTCTGTCAAGAACGAATCTACTAGGCGCATCATCATGTTCAAAGACAAAGAGGAATTCTTTCGCGAGATTCTAAGCGACACTCTTACCGCAATTGACGTGCTGCACGAGGACAGAACCAGTAGTTTTAATCGCCGCATGTTCGTCCGTGCAATCTTCGCAGGTGCAGAGGGTATTACACACCTTCTAAAAACGTGGTCGCTCGGTTTCGCGAACGAAAATCCTGGTCAATACACTATTGGGGAAATTGCGCTATTACGTGAAGAATCCTACGAGTTGGATCGTACAGGAACAAAAGTCAAAAGCCGTTCCAAGTTTGTGCCTACAGCCAAGAACTTTCGCTTTGCAGTTGTTAGTTTTATGAAGTTTGATCCAGATTTTAAATTCGACTCAGGCGGCCAAGGATGGGAATCATTCAAGGAAGCGTTGGCCATACGGAACAGAATTACCCATCCGAAAAAAGTCAGCGACCTTCAAATTGACGATGATGAATTGGACACATGCATAGATGCGCACCAGTGGCTTATACATTCAAGTTTCGCATGCTTAATCGACTACATGAAACATCTTTACAAACATTCGGCCTCTGCAGGGATACGACGCGAAATGCCAGATCAGCTACGGGAGCTGGAACGCTCGCTCAGTCGATTACGTAACTCGGATCAGTCATCATGACGCATGTTCTAAACATTCGCGGGTTCCCACTCTAACTAT
This genomic interval from Phycisphaerales bacterium AB-hyl4 contains the following:
- a CDS encoding tyrosine-type recombinase/integrase, translated to MIMYVLRRKRKRNGRAVQDRTYTGRYRLEGQGQVQTVALGVTDKRVAAEKLKAIVNQAERERAGLVLPEREVSAAQRPLLDHLADFIRKHKSQGHNRQYVEHLENRNERLFAECGWRLVRDVTPESFDAWRSQQKAMGAKTQNEYLAAISGLLKWLASRELIARNPLARVGRVDARGKERVKRRAISPEQFQRLLDVAGERRVVYLTAALTCLRRGALYALQWSDVFLDGDIPRIELPARLAKNRTEQTVHLHLDVIDELRNLRPADVKPRARVFAGLLPRTCNKVFKQHLIAAGIPFVDSRGHKFDFHALRHTACTWGGATGAGGSILQAFTGHKTPSQVARYVHADHMPVAGIVAKLPRFELSGTHIGTQKRVRSGQNLSQVVTLEESTGTTENDLVAPESRLAHKKTVGLVTNGQASPRGFEPLFPG
- a CDS encoding helix-turn-helix transcriptional regulator — protein: MKLKDVADRLGGICVRGVRRLVQRGELPAPVKVGGRSCLFESDVQTYLERLKRGRGR
- a CDS encoding ribbon-helix-helix protein, CopG family, giving the protein MIEVTMPEPKDKFSISMDPELVQRLDAIAEARDEARSTLIERIVRHGVADEEKFLSDMESPVNRVIAQLLTESPKITMALARLVGEQLTEEEVGKLRVEAERGKARQKKKRGSK